GATTTTGTTTAACTTCAACAATATGAGCATTATATTCTAGAAATCCTTTTGGATCTAGAATGTATGGAATTAAAAAAAATATAGATCCTAATAAATAAAAAAATAAATATTTAATTGAGTTATCTGATTTGAACAGGAAAACAATTATTCCTAGAATAAAAAATATGATTAAACCTGTAGAGTGATAAATGTTAGTAAAAAGTCCTAGTACTATTCCCATACTCATAATTACATTATTATTAAATTCATATTTCTTCAGAACTAAACACGTGAATACTATCATGAAGATTCCAATTGGTTCAGGTAAAAACATTGAAAATCGATAAATCAAATGTGGCATAGAAATATAGTAGATAATTGAAGCTATAAGTAAATAATTCTTATTGTCACTAAAATATTCCCAAAGCCCAAGTACGGTTAATGCCCCAAAGATAGGGATAATAATTTTAACGGCGTTATAGGAAAGCATAGATGGAAATGGAAGAAACGTAATTCCCCAAAGATAATGAAATCCATCGGGATACCATTGTAAAATACTCGCCCCCTTTGAACTAAGTTCATGGAATAAGAAACCATTATCCCCAATATAATTTAGTCCACTAAACCAATACCAAGAGTCCCAACCTAGAAAAGAAAAGAATTTCGATTGATTATAGTAATATAAAAAAAAACTTAAAAATACTAATATTGTTAATACTATATCCGTTTTTGAAATATTTTTATATTTCTTAAGGTTCCAGTTTCTAATATTTTTAATCTTATTATTTTTGATAAGATAAAAAAATAATAATGAATCAATTATTCCAATTGCAACCAAAACTGAAAAAATATTAATTCGTATTCTCAAAAATTGCATTGCATAGCCCATATTAGAATATAATAGTATGTAAAAGACGGCAAAAAACACAATTTTTGTTTTAATCGAAATATTATGATAATTTGTTGGAAGAAGAAAAAGAGGGGTACATATAAAAAAGAGCCATATATATTCCCACATATTACTACCACCAAATCACTTGGAATCAAGTACCATATATAGGTTTCTTCATGATATATGCTTGCATAATTCTTCAGTATTAGTGCTTATGTTTGTAAATATCTTCTTCCTTTTAAATAGTCTTGCTTTATACAATTGTCGCTCTCTTACATAAAGCAAATTAATCATTGCTTCCTTTAACATCGTGTCACTTCTTCTAGAAATGTTAGATCGCTGTAGGGTAGCTTTCAGCTAGCCATCTTTTCCAGCTTCATATTTTCCCTCTCAAGTCTTTTAACTCTACCACATATTTTGTGAAAGCAATTCTCAGATATTCTAGATAGAACGTTTCTAATCTTGATTACTGGAATAACTTATTTCGCATTACGTTAATTGAATAGTTTTTCTTGTTGACTTCTCCTTTTCTTTTCGGCGCAGACATTAAAACACCTTAAACGATATTCACCTATTATAAATACCCAAGTATTTTAAGTTGATTTTTCATATATTTGTCTATATTTACCTTCTGCATTAAGGCGTCTTCGTTCATTTCTTGTAGTTTGTTTGCTAACATTTCATTGTTACTTATATAGATATTGAGTAATTTTTTAAATTCATCAATTTTTTCTGGGTTATCATAATTTAAAAATCGATTTACTTTTTCAAACGAATCTCGTTCTAAGTCAAATAACATTTCTTTCTCTACTGAATATTTTCTTTTGAAAAAATAAATGGGATTCCTGAGGATTTTTATTATAACATTTAGGTCCAGCTCCTTAATGTTAGAAAAGAAACTGGATTCATTTTCTTTTAATATATATTTCATATTACAGGACCTTACTGAATAATACGTATCCTTTAATCGATATTGTCTTGTTTCAGAATATGTTACTAAATTAATTTGACTCTTATTCTTTGTTATGTCTAGAATATTTTTTCCTTGAATAAACTCATAATCTTTGTAATCTATGCCTAAAAAATTAAGAATTGTTGGCATAATATCTATATGTTGAATTATTTCACTAATTACTTGACCTCCATATTGCGATTTTGGGAATTTAATTATAAGGGGCACTCTTACCAAATCATCAAAAGGAATATGGCCATGTCCAATATTCCCATCTTCAAATCTAAATGACTCTCCGTGATCTCCTGTGATTATAATAAGTGAATCATCGTAGATTTTTTTATTTTTTAATTCCTCTATTAATTTTCCTATGTGAAAGTCATTATAATATATTTCGCTATCATATAAGTCAATTATTCTTTTTTTATCTAATTCAGTTTGAATATTTTTAATACTATTTTCAGTACCATCGATTTTGCCAGAGTATAAAGGGTCTAGAAATTTACTAAATTCTTCTGGAGGGCAAAAAGGCACGTGTGTATCAATAGACCAAATAAAAAAGAAATTATCTTTGGATTGTTCGCTAAAAAAAGGAAATAAATGATTATTAATATCTTCAGAACGAGGTAATGAGATTTCCTTATCACCTATTATATTCTCCAATTTCTTATCCTTTATTTTATATCTTGCATTTGTTGTACTTTCTTTGTATAAATCTATAAAAACATCAAAACTCTTATTAAATCCCATAGGTGTGGATACTTGACCCATTGATGAAACTGCATAAGTTTTATACCCTACAAGTTTAAGAAAATCAGGTAATCGGAATAGATTATAATTAAAAAAACTATCCATATATTCAACTTTATGTACGCTTGGATACATTGAAGTTAACATAGATGCTGCTGATGGCTTTGTCCATGTAGATTGTGCAAAGGCATTTGTAAAAACTATCCCATCTTTGCATAAATTGTCAATATTAGGTGATGTACCTCTTTCATAACCATAACAAGATAAATGGTCTACTCTCAACGAATCTAAAACATAGAATATTATATTCATTTATTCACCTATTATAACTACCCAAGTATTATTGAATAAATACTATTCTAAATAATTTACTACAATTATAACCTTTGTGGTGAATATATATCTATCTAGGGAAAAAAACAAACAATCTAAATTTTTAATTTAAATACATAAAAATTATTTCCATTTAAATTTTTTTTCGTGTATACCAATTCAAAGTATGTAGTGTCAAAAAATTTTTCTATTGAATTAGAATCTCCTAGATATCTTGCAAGGATATCATCATATAGTATATAAACTTCACTTGGGTATTTATAGAATCTTCTTACCTCTTCTTCTTTATTATCAACATATCCTACAATGTAATTTTTATTTTTTATTAAATTTAAAATGCTTGCATATGCTTGCTCAGAACTACTACTAAGATAGATATCTCTTACAAGGTCTTCTCTAAAATTCCCATTTTCCCATAGGAATATTCGATCTGTTAATCCATAGTTAGATGAATATGTTTGATACCACTCTGAACAGATTACAATTGAATTATCTTCAGAATTATTTTTTAAAAATTTACCGATTTCAAATATTTCAAAATTATCTTGGAGATTACTTATTGTCGGATTCTGGAGAGTATTCAAATTCTTGTCATATAGATTTATCAAAGAAAAGAGGATAATACAGAATAAAAATAATATTTTAACTGGTTTAATCTTAATAGTTGAAAAAATTCTATAGATAGCATAAGCTACCAGAATGATAAAAAATGGATGTGCATACATTAAAAATCGATATGAAGTCGAAATGGGGAAAAAAAATAGGAATAATAATACGGCCGTTATTCCGTAACTAAATAATATTATATCTTTTTTTTCTTTAAATATTATGATATATGAGATCAAAAATAATAATATTAGTATTTTGGGGTATATGCCTAAAAATAAATCCAAGGTTTTATCGGGCCCAAATAAATATGTATTGCTAGATATAACGTTAAAAATGCTTGCATCGGGATAATATAAGATACCTTTGTACCACAACATAATTGATGCAGCTGAAAATAAAGAAATTACAAATACTAATATCTTTTTATTTTTTATATTTATTTCGTTAAAATTAGAAATTATAAAAATAGTTAGCAATATTAACATTCCACCCAAGAAACCATTTACTGAATGAAAAAATATTAATAATATTATAACGATAAAAATTTCAAAAAACATTTTTTTATTTATATTAAGAAATAACGAGCTTCCCAAAGCTATAATTATGAACAGAAGTAGGTATATACCAATTAAATAATTTTGAATTCCTTTGATATTGGATACATACAACAAAAAAAATGAGAATGAATATAAAACGCCCAAGTAAATAATCATTTTATTCATATTTTTTTCTTTAACGCCTTCGTACCCTGTTACACAATAATACATTCCAAAGATAAAAAGAATAGATACTATATTTTTAGGTGCAATACTCCAAGGCAGAAAGAAATTTTCTAATGTATGAACTAGAAAAGTCCCAATAAAAGTAGCATATATCGATAAAAATCGATTCTTAATAATTTGAAAAGAAAGGATATACATACCTATCGCATAGATAGGGTATAAAATAAATCTTGTAGCCCAAAATATCATCAACGGCTCAGATTTTATGTCAATATTGAATATTTTTATAGCTAAAGCGTATAGAGTATGCATTGTTGGGAGATAAGTAGAATGAAAAATAATTGGTCTATTTTGTTCGATAATCTTTACTGTTAAGAATAAATGTTGCATATAATCATTTTCATTGGCATATGGATATTTCCAAAAATAAGAAATAAAAATGGAAAAGAGCAAAGATAATAATGAGATAGTTAGGATATCTTTATAATTAAACATAAAGGTATAATTTGATTCATCCTTTACAAATAAAGAAAGAACACATACTGCTAATACTATTACTGTATAATAGTTTAAGTTAAATAAATAATTTGTATATAAAAATACTTCTAGCAATATAAGACATATTACCCCAAACGACCATTCAATTAAAATTTCAATTATTAAATTTTTATTCTTACCAATCTTTATTAATTTACGGAATAGGGATAAGGTAGTTCTTCCAAATAAGTAAGGGATGAATAATAAAGACGGTTGGGCAATTAAAGATTTAATTATCTCTGGAAAATCAATTATGTTTAGCAAAATCGAGAATATCAATGTATAGATTAATGCGAAATAACTAATATTTTTTTCTTTTATCAAACATATTTCCCCTTTCAAAATCTTTTTTTCTTTTAATAAATTTTAGATTTTGTTTTATACTTTCTTTTAATGAAAATTTAATCCCTATTTTTGAGATTTCATAATCCGATACTGTTCGATTTAATTGTATAATCTTCCTTTTTCTGTAAATTTTTCTTATGTTTTTAATATTACTAAAGTAGGATTTTATTATCGCAAAAATCATCATGTATTCTCTTTCAGGAATAAATAATGCTAAATAAACACTAAGGGAGAAAATTAAGTGAAGGAATATTATCTTAAACAAATTTTTCGCTTCAGTATATTTTAGGATGTTGGTAATATTATTTCTCCATAATAGATGTATACCTCTCGAAGATCGTCGACCAAAAGTAGAACTTATTTTATGATAAAATTTGGAAGAGGGAATACAATAAACATTATATCCATAAAGCCACGCCTTCCAACTAAAGTCATAATCTTCTGCATATGCAAAATAATCTTTATCAAAGCCACCTAGATCGGTAAATAATTCCTTTTTTAATAGCATTCCACACCCATCGGCATAAAAAGAAATTATTTTTTCTTTTATGTCTAGTTGGTAATCAAATTTGTATACATGTGGAGAAAATGGAACCCCCCATGCAAATAGTTTTGAACCACAAAAAACAACTATATCTCTATGATCATAACGAAGCATCATACTGCTGTATATAGCATTTTGTTCAATCATTGCATATTTTATCATTTCACTTAGCCAATTTTTTTCTACAATTGTATCATTATTTATAAAAGCAATGTATTCTCCTTTGGCATATTTTACAGTTAAATTGTTTCCTTCTGCAAATCCATAATTTTTTTCAAATTGTATAGTTCTTATCCATGGATAATTTTTTTTAATGAAATTTGAAGATCCATCTGAAGATCCATTATCTGCTATTATAAGTTCAAATCTTGATTTAGGATAATTTAGATTTTTTATAGACTCTACAAACTCAGAGATATGATGTTTACCATTATAATTTACTACTATAATACTTACATATGGAAGTTGGTCGCTAATCATTTGTTTTCCTCTTGAAATAATTTACTACCTCGAACTATCAATTTTGTCCCATGTGACTTTGTATTTTCTTTTCATAAAATCATGCCATGCATATAATACAATTAATTGTGATACAAAAAAATAGTGAATTGAAACAAATATATTATTAATCTTAAAATTAAATTTTTTTAGTCCTAAATAGAGAACCTCTGTAATAATTAAGATTATTCCAATAAAAATTAATCCAACTATCCATGGATTATGTAAAATGAAGTAATAGTAAAAGGTAGTGATTATTAGTAATGCAAGTAGCAATGGACTGAAAACTCGTAAAAA
This portion of the Methanofastidiosum sp. genome encodes:
- a CDS encoding sulfatase; this encodes MNIIFYVLDSLRVDHLSCYGYERGTSPNIDNLCKDGIVFTNAFAQSTWTKPSAASMLTSMYPSVHKVEYMDSFFNYNLFRLPDFLKLVGYKTYAVSSMGQVSTPMGFNKSFDVFIDLYKESTTNARYKIKDKKLENIIGDKEISLPRSEDINNHLFPFFSEQSKDNFFFIWSIDTHVPFCPPEEFSKFLDPLYSGKIDGTENSIKNIQTELDKKRIIDLYDSEIYYNDFHIGKLIEELKNKKIYDDSLIIITGDHGESFRFEDGNIGHGHIPFDDLVRVPLIIKFPKSQYGGQVISEIIQHIDIMPTILNFLGIDYKDYEFIQGKNILDITKNKSQINLVTYSETRQYRLKDTYYSVRSCNMKYILKENESSFFSNIKELDLNVIIKILRNPIYFFKRKYSVEKEMLFDLERDSFEKVNRFLNYDNPEKIDEFKKLLNIYISNNEMLANKLQEMNEDALMQKVNIDKYMKNQLKILGYL
- a CDS encoding glycosyltransferase; this translates as MISDQLPYVSIIVVNYNGKHHISEFVESIKNLNYPKSRFELIIADNGSSDGSSNFIKKNYPWIRTIQFEKNYGFAEGNNLTVKYAKGEYIAFINNDTIVEKNWLSEMIKYAMIEQNAIYSSMMLRYDHRDIVVFCGSKLFAWGVPFSPHVYKFDYQLDIKEKIISFYADGCGMLLKKELFTDLGGFDKDYFAYAEDYDFSWKAWLYGYNVYCIPSSKFYHKISSTFGRRSSRGIHLLWRNNITNILKYTEAKNLFKIIFLHLIFSLSVYLALFIPEREYMMIFAIIKSYFSNIKNIRKIYRKRKIIQLNRTVSDYEISKIGIKFSLKESIKQNLKFIKRKKDFERGNMFDKRKKY